The Xiphophorus hellerii strain 12219 chromosome 22, Xiphophorus_hellerii-4.1, whole genome shotgun sequence genome has a window encoding:
- the foxn2a gene encoding forkhead box protein N2 isoform X2 produces the protein MGPIIGMSPDKKTEIPGMQEERTGLRGVCGVGTLPEAECASSPLATSVDRASGAEDEELTNLNWLHENLLQNFTLGGPEAQTSGSPLFDIEGDYKQNQGPSSSSSSLSQNRGRERDSLKSKPPFSFSLLIYMAIEQSPSKSLPVKEIYGWILEHFPYFSNAPTGWKNSVRHNLSLNKCFRKVDKSLGKANGKGSLWCVDPEYRPNLIQALKKQHFPAAHAFCTPPASPPSASSPPRHLFLQGCSFKGNSDGPLDLSRPDSVLVSSDPKQDHNYSSAALQRCSSRSSSSSLSSLDEGGCERSQSRRAGSEGFHSDEDSDLWDERAVQQTSRRPPAIKWPINKRPRREVKPELDEELKEAAGSLLHLAGIRSCTEGSKRTVKSTKLNRK, from the exons ATGGGTCCAATCATTGGGATGTCACCAGATAAGAAAACGGAAATTCCGGGTATGCAAGAAGAGCGGACGGGACTCAGAGGTGTCTGCGGTGTGGGGACCCTGCCCGAGGCGGAGTGCGCATCCAGTCCACTGGCGACGAGCGTGGATCGCGCTTCAGGTGCAGAGGATGAGGAGCTCACCAACCTCAACTGGCTTCACGAGAATCTGCTCCAGAACTTCACTCTCGGGGGCCCAGAAGCTCAGACAAGTGGTAGCCCCCTTTTTGACATTGAAGGAGACTACAAACAAAACCAGGGTCCTTCATCGTCCTCGTCATCTTTGTCGCAAAACAGGGGCCGGGAGAGGGACTCGCTGAAATCTAAGCCTCCTTTCTCGTTTTCCCTCCTCATCTACATGGCTATCGAGCAGTCTCCCAGCAAGTCTCTGCCCGTTAAAGAAATTTACGGGTGGATTCTGGAGCACTTCCCTTACTTCTCCAACGCTCCCACAGGCTGGAAGAACTCCGTTCGTCACAACTTGTCTCTAAATAAATGCTTCCGCAAGGTCGACAAGAGTTTGGGAAAG GCCAATGGGAAAGGTTCCCTCTGGTGTGTTGACCCTGAGTATCGCCCCAACCTAATCCAAGCTCTTAAGAAGCAGCACTTCCCAGCCGCACATGCCTTCTGCACGCCACCCGCCTCCCCGCCCAG TGCCTCCTCACCTCCTCGACATCTCTTTCTACAAGGCTGCTCATTCAAAG GTAACTCCGACGGCCCGCTGGACCTCTCTCGACCCGACTCTGTCCTGGTGAGCAGCGATCCGAAGCAGGACCATAACTACAGCAGCGCAGCTCTGCAGCGCTGCTCGTCccgctcctcctcttcctccctctcctccctggACGAAGGCGGCTGCGAGCGCAGCCAGTCTCGGCGTGCTGGCAGCGAGGGTTTCCACAGCGACGAGGACTCCGACCTCTGGGACGAGAGGGCCGTCCAGCAGACTTCTCGACGTCCGCCCGCCATCAAGTGGCCCATCAACAAGCGACCCCGGCGCGAGGTCAAGCCGGAGCTGGACGAGGAGCTGAAAGAGGCGGCGGGGTCTTTGCTACACCTCGCCGGTATACGCAGCTGTACAGAGGGGTCCAAACGCACTGTCAAGAGCACAAAACTTAACAGGAAATGA
- the foxn2a gene encoding forkhead box protein N2 isoform X1: MGPIIGMSPDKKTEIPGMQEERTGLRGVCGVGTLPEAECASSPLATSVDRASGAEDEELTNLNWLHENLLQNFTLGGPEAQTSGSPLFDIEGDYKQNQGPSSSSSSLSQNRGRERDSLKSKPPFSFSLLIYMAIEQSPSKSLPVKEIYGWILEHFPYFSNAPTGWKNSVRHNLSLNKCFRKVDKSLGKANGKGSLWCVDPEYRPNLIQALKKQHFPAAHAFCTPPASPPSASSPPRHLFLQGCSFKESDIDAATAMMLLNSAPGHHVDPCNSDGPLDLSRPDSVLVSSDPKQDHNYSSAALQRCSSRSSSSSLSSLDEGGCERSQSRRAGSEGFHSDEDSDLWDERAVQQTSRRPPAIKWPINKRPRREVKPELDEELKEAAGSLLHLAGIRSCTEGSKRTVKSTKLNRK; the protein is encoded by the exons ATGGGTCCAATCATTGGGATGTCACCAGATAAGAAAACGGAAATTCCGGGTATGCAAGAAGAGCGGACGGGACTCAGAGGTGTCTGCGGTGTGGGGACCCTGCCCGAGGCGGAGTGCGCATCCAGTCCACTGGCGACGAGCGTGGATCGCGCTTCAGGTGCAGAGGATGAGGAGCTCACCAACCTCAACTGGCTTCACGAGAATCTGCTCCAGAACTTCACTCTCGGGGGCCCAGAAGCTCAGACAAGTGGTAGCCCCCTTTTTGACATTGAAGGAGACTACAAACAAAACCAGGGTCCTTCATCGTCCTCGTCATCTTTGTCGCAAAACAGGGGCCGGGAGAGGGACTCGCTGAAATCTAAGCCTCCTTTCTCGTTTTCCCTCCTCATCTACATGGCTATCGAGCAGTCTCCCAGCAAGTCTCTGCCCGTTAAAGAAATTTACGGGTGGATTCTGGAGCACTTCCCTTACTTCTCCAACGCTCCCACAGGCTGGAAGAACTCCGTTCGTCACAACTTGTCTCTAAATAAATGCTTCCGCAAGGTCGACAAGAGTTTGGGAAAG GCCAATGGGAAAGGTTCCCTCTGGTGTGTTGACCCTGAGTATCGCCCCAACCTAATCCAAGCTCTTAAGAAGCAGCACTTCCCAGCCGCACATGCCTTCTGCACGCCACCCGCCTCCCCGCCCAG TGCCTCCTCACCTCCTCGACATCTCTTTCTACAAGGCTGCTCATTCAAAG AGTCTGACattgatgctgccactgccatgaTGCTCTTAAACTCTGCCCCTGGGCACCACGTTGACCCAT GTAACTCCGACGGCCCGCTGGACCTCTCTCGACCCGACTCTGTCCTGGTGAGCAGCGATCCGAAGCAGGACCATAACTACAGCAGCGCAGCTCTGCAGCGCTGCTCGTCccgctcctcctcttcctccctctcctccctggACGAAGGCGGCTGCGAGCGCAGCCAGTCTCGGCGTGCTGGCAGCGAGGGTTTCCACAGCGACGAGGACTCCGACCTCTGGGACGAGAGGGCCGTCCAGCAGACTTCTCGACGTCCGCCCGCCATCAAGTGGCCCATCAACAAGCGACCCCGGCGCGAGGTCAAGCCGGAGCTGGACGAGGAGCTGAAAGAGGCGGCGGGGTCTTTGCTACACCTCGCCGGTATACGCAGCTGTACAGAGGGGTCCAAACGCACTGTCAAGAGCACAAAACTTAACAGGAAATGA
- the ppp1r21 gene encoding protein phosphatase 1 regulatory subunit 21, translated as MANVTDLQTKYSKLAQEYSKLRAQNQVLKKAVVDEQANSASLKDQLKQRDQSLRKQEQEMDSLSFRNQQLAKRVELLQEELSSSEGRSRKGKGKGDSPLQPGLQTQSVFNEDLQKKIEENERLHIQFYEADEQHRKKEAELRARLQKLEGEAEEHQAVVDGLTTKYVETIERLQGDRARLELKAQTLEREAKDCRMRTEECQQQLRRCQSELSRQVKQNSSVIQEKVPFNDTKFSDYNSLNVPSHNRRHQLKARDVTSQALSFIQDLVAALLNFHTYTEQRVHIYPLDSSIEPISPLNQKFSQYLHENAAYVRPLEDSFLQLYQSITEDTVTVLETVVMLRNFAENFSSYTHFLLKILPYQLKSLEEECEAPLCTAALMAKNRELQSDMKKVTTVFEKMQNYINLLALPSVQQDAMPQSSTSAVFTQLAASLHSLHDAIKEMSKHYNQKASIEQELPTVTQKLCTTTECLLGSLGSLTSITGKIATFFSNNLDFFTSPGYSPRGCTVSLNPQQAESMLANKKKAAAYIDAIKTPRPQSVPYREALSNRRILTSSTESREGLTQQVQQSQEKIARLEQEKEHWLLEAQLGKVRLEKENQRIADLETQLAAALGGSQSSQTAADGRLTQSHEEAETAQKATGKETTLCTSLVGMLCTTPTNEHVGDEESREQLIKTHYMTRVGELTTQLQISDSKAVHFHSECRALAKRLAIAEKARETLSEEVKLANENITRLQDELTTTKRSYEDQLSMMSDHLCSMNETLSKQREEIDMLKLGGKANAKKNKSR; from the exons ATGGCTAATGTTACAGACCTGCAGACAAAATACAGCAAGCTGGCGCAGGAGTATTCAAAg CTCCGTGCCCAGAACCAAGTGCTGAAGAAGGCAGTTGTAGATGAACAGGCTAACTCTGCCTCTTTAAAG GACCAGCTGAAGCAGAGGGACCAGAGCCTGAGGAAGCAGGAGCAGGAGATGGACAGCCTGAGCTTCAGGAACCAGCAGCTCGCCAAGAGGGTGGAGCTGCTGCAAGAGGAGCTGTCTTCTAGTGAAGGCAGGAGCAGAAAGGGGAAG gGTAAAGGAGACTCTCCACTGCAGCCAGGCCTGCAGACACAAAGTGTTTTCAATGAAGATCTGCAAAAAAAGATAGAAGAGAATGAGCGTCTTCACATACAG TTCTATGAAGCCGATGAGCAGCACAGGAAGAAGGAGGCTGAGCTGAGGGCCCGGCTGCAGAAGCTGGAAGGAGAAGCAGAGGAACACCAGGCTGTTGTTGACGGACTCACAACAAAGTATGTGGAAACCATCGAGCGCCTGCAGGGTGACAGAGCTCGTTTAGAG CTGAAAGCACAAACTCTGGAGAGGGAGGCGAAAGACTGTCGAATGCGAACTGAAGAGTG ccagcagcagttaAGGCGCTGCCAGTCGGAGCTGAGCAGGCAGGTGAAGCAAAACAGCAGCGTCATTCAGGAGAAAGTGCCCTTTAACGACACCA AATTTAGCGACTATAACAGCCTAAATGTGCCATCACACAACCGACGGCACCAG CTTAAGGCTCGGGACGTAACAAGTCAAGCCCTGAGTTTCATCCAGGACCTGGTGGCTGCTCTGCTGAACTTCCACACCTACACAGAGCAGCGGGTCCACATCTACCCCCTGGACTCGTCCATCGAACCCATTTCTCCTCTGAACCAGAAG TTTTCTCAGTATCTCCATGAGAATGCTGCCTATGTGCGCCCCCTGGAGGACAGCTTTCTGCAATTGTACCAAAGCATCACAGAGGACACTGTTACAGTGCTG GAGACTGTTGTCATGCTGAGGAATTTCGCTGAGAATTTCTCCTCCTATACACACTTCCTGCTGAAGATTCTTCCCTACCAGCTGAAAAG tttggaaGAAGAGTGTGAAGCGCCTCTATGCACTGCTGCCCTGATGGCGAAAAACCGGGAGTTACAGAGTGACATGAAGAAAGTTACCACCGTGTTTGAGAAGATGCAGAACTACATCAATCTTTTGGCCTTACCCA GTGTTCAGCAGGACGCCATGCCACAGAGCAGCACCTCAGCTGTCTTCACCCAGCTGGCAGCTAGCCTGCACAGCCTTCATGATGCCATTAAAG AGATGTCAAAACATTACAACCAGAAGGCAAGCATAGAGCAGGAGCTCCCCACAGTCACGCAGAAGCTCTGCACCACCACAGAGTGCCTCCTCGGATCGTTGGGCTCGTTGACCAGCATCACTGGCAAG attgccACTTTCTTCAGCAACAACTTGGACTTCTTCACGTCTCCAGGCTACAGTCCGAGAGGATGCACAGTGAGCCTCAACCCGCAGCAAGCAGAGAGCATGCTGgccaacaaaaagaaagcagctGCCTACATCGACGCCATCAAAACG ccGAGGCCACAGTCGGTTCCTTACAGAGAAGCTCTGTCAAACCGTCGGATTCTCACCAGCTCCACTGAGAGCAGAGAGGGTCTCACTCAACAG GTGCAGCAGAGCCAGGAGAAGATCGCCAGGCTGGAGCAAGAGAAGGAGCACTGGCTCCTGGAGGCCCAGCTGGGGAAGGTGCGGCTGGAGAAGGAGAACCAGCGCATAGCCGACCTGGAAACGCAGCTGGCAGCGGCTCTGGGGGGAAGTCAGAGCTCCCAGACAGCCGCAGACGGGCGGCTCACACAGAGCCACGAGGAAGCTGAGACGGCGCAGAAAGCCACAGGGAAAGAAACGACTCTCTGCACCAGCCTG GTTGGCATGTTGTGCACAACACCAACAAATGAGCAC GTGGGAGACGAAGAGTCTCGTGAACAGCTGATAAAGACTCACTATATGACGAGAGTGGGAGAACTCACCACCCAGCTCCAGATTTCAGACAGCAAAGCTGTTCACTTTCACTCAGAG TGCCGAGCCTTGGCAAAGAGATTAGCCATCGCAGAGAAAGCACGGGAGACTCTGAGCGAAGAGGTCAAACTGGCTAACGAGAACATCACACGGCTGCAG GACGAGCTGACTACAACTAAAAGGAGCTACGAGGACCAGCTCAGCATGATGAGCGACCATTTATGCAGCATGAATGAGACGTTGAGCAAGCAGCGAGAGGAAATCGACATGCTCAAGCTGGGTGGCAAG